The DNA segment CGCGGTGTTGCGCGCGGTGGCGTTGCCCGAGCTGGGCGGCGATACGGTATGGGCCGATGCCGGCCTGGTGTATCGCGGGCTATCTGATGAACTCAAAGCGCGCATCGACAACCTGTACGTGACGCATAACTTCAAGTCGTCGCTGGACAAGGTCGGCTATGCCTATCCGATCCTCGCTCACCCGCTGGTGCGCACCCATCCTGAAACAGGCGAAGACGCGATCTTCATCAACTTCTCGATGTCGCCGCAGTTTATCGGCTGGTCGGTAGAAGACAGCAAAGCGCTGGTCGCCGAACTGCTCAAGGAATTCAGCAACCCCGAATACCAGGTGCGCTTCAAGTGGACTCCCGGCACCGTGGTGTTCTGGGACAACCGCGCCCTGCTGCACTACCCGGTCTACAACTACGGCGAATTCGAGCGGGTGATGGAACGGGTGCTGATTGCCGATAACGATATCCCGCACCGGGTGCG comes from the Pseudomonas sp. StFLB209 genome and includes:
- a CDS encoding TauD/TfdA dioxygenase family protein, with the protein product MPAENVVSITPPLSVKPLEPTVGAEISGIDLSRPLSAQQRDEVHALILKHKVLFFRDQHINSEQQIAFARQFGELYEHPTTKKQDHSKPQAHLILAREAREAYGNAPKGRWHTDTSWMLKPTWGAVLRAVALPELGGDTVWADAGLVYRGLSDELKARIDNLYVTHNFKSSLDKVGYAYPILAHPLVRTHPETGEDAIFINFSMSPQFIGWSVEDSKALVAELLKEFSNPEYQVRFKWTPGTVVFWDNRALLHYPVYNYGEFERVMERVLIADNDIPHRVRKPEAAQ